In Leptotrichia trevisanii DSM 22070, one genomic interval encodes:
- a CDS encoding helix-turn-helix transcriptional regulator — MAGKNQNSEEKSIRILKIIKRLYQKEILNGTDLANEFNVDIKTVQRDIETLRTYFLEENGAEIKYSKSKKGYYLEENSENSFTNEELLAISKIILESRAFNKNETQTLINKLINHSSGNDRETIKGLINSEKSNYIPLQHGQNLLTVIWNLAQHIKKQELIHVNYTTKDKQGKNYNIKPLSIMFSEYYFYLIAYIENKEEYPAILRIDRITKIENTGKKFKILNYSKKFKDGEFRKYIHFMHSGPFTRIEFKYRGYIEYVLDKFPTAEILDEKIVKENNRETTVYTLKIEVYGSFGAEMWLRSQGDYVIEYKILK; from the coding sequence ATGGCGGGAAAAAATCAAAATTCTGAAGAAAAGTCAATTAGAATACTAAAAATAATAAAAAGGTTGTATCAGAAGGAAATACTAAATGGAACTGATTTAGCTAACGAATTTAACGTTGATATAAAAACAGTTCAAAGAGATATAGAAACTTTGAGAACCTATTTTTTGGAAGAAAATGGAGCAGAAATAAAGTATTCCAAATCTAAAAAAGGGTATTATCTTGAAGAAAATAGTGAAAATTCTTTTACCAATGAAGAGCTTTTAGCAATAAGTAAAATTATACTTGAAAGCAGGGCATTTAACAAAAATGAAACTCAAACATTAATAAATAAGTTAATTAATCACTCATCAGGAAATGACAGAGAAACAATAAAAGGTCTTATCAATAGCGAAAAATCCAACTATATCCCTTTGCAGCACGGACAAAATCTGCTCACAGTTATCTGGAATTTAGCACAGCATATAAAAAAACAGGAATTAATACATGTAAATTACACTACAAAAGATAAACAAGGTAAAAATTACAATATAAAGCCTTTGTCCATAATGTTTTCAGAATATTATTTTTATTTAATTGCATACATCGAGAACAAAGAAGAGTACCCTGCAATTTTAAGGATTGATCGAATTACTAAAATTGAAAATACTGGCAAGAAATTTAAGATTTTGAATTATTCTAAAAAATTTAAAGATGGTGAATTTAGAAAATATATACATTTTATGCACTCAGGGCCTTTTACAAGAATAGAATTTAAATACAGAGGCTATATCGAGTATGTGCTTGATAAATTTCCAACTGCAGAAATATTGGATGAAAAAATAGTTAAAGAAAATAATCGGGAAACTACAGTTTATACTCTAAAAATCGAAGTTTATGGAAGTTTTGGAGCGGAAATGTGGCTACGAAGTCAGGGAGATTATGTTATTGAATACAAAATTTTAAAATAA
- a CDS encoding NRAMP family divalent metal transporter, translated as MATTYSNWYHKFKAFGPGILMASAAIGGSHIVASTQAGALYGWQLAIIVILVNIFKYPFFRFGTQYTLERKHSLIEGYEEKGKIYLWVFFIMNIFSAVINVAAIGILTAAILANILKLTFLSSLTPAAMASMINLLTTIVLVGSLAMLVFGGYKLLDSSSKFIVISLTVATIVAVVIALFKQHPMASDFVVQSPWKLTALPFIVSLMGWMPAPIEISAINSMWTVKKRQEMKVPRKIAMLDFNVGYFVTTILAFVFLALGALIQYGTGTAIKGASAAYIAQFIQMYSSVIGSWSGLLIAFIAFMCIFGTTITVVDGYSRANAECLRLIMKQEEVKTSHFNIWMTLTVAVAMIIVFFFTGNVAKMMNFAMIFSFVSAPVYSYLNFSLVKDNNRLPVWLWFLSVAGIVYLTGFTIFFLVYLSGILK; from the coding sequence ATGGCAACTACTTACTCAAACTGGTATCACAAGTTTAAAGCCTTTGGACCTGGTATTCTTATGGCGTCGGCAGCTATTGGAGGTTCCCATATTGTGGCATCTACGCAAGCGGGTGCATTATATGGGTGGCAATTGGCAATTATTGTTATTTTAGTTAATATTTTTAAATATCCATTTTTCCGTTTCGGGACACAATATACATTGGAACGTAAACATTCATTAATTGAAGGATATGAAGAAAAAGGGAAAATCTATCTTTGGGTATTCTTTATTATGAATATATTTTCTGCAGTTATTAACGTAGCGGCAATTGGTATTCTGACAGCGGCAATTTTGGCAAATATCTTAAAATTGACATTTTTAAGCAGTCTTACTCCAGCGGCAATGGCCTCAATGATTAATCTGCTTACTACAATTGTTCTTGTAGGTTCACTTGCGATGCTGGTATTTGGAGGTTATAAACTGTTGGACAGTTCTTCAAAATTTATCGTTATTTCATTGACAGTTGCAACAATTGTCGCAGTTGTTATTGCATTATTTAAACAACATCCTATGGCATCTGATTTTGTTGTCCAATCTCCTTGGAAACTGACAGCGCTGCCGTTTATAGTATCACTAATGGGATGGATGCCTGCACCAATTGAAATTTCCGCAATTAATTCGATGTGGACAGTTAAAAAGCGTCAGGAAATGAAAGTACCACGTAAAATTGCAATGCTTGACTTTAACGTAGGTTATTTTGTTACGACAATATTAGCCTTTGTATTCTTGGCGCTCGGGGCATTGATTCAATATGGGACAGGTACAGCAATTAAAGGAGCAAGTGCAGCTTACATCGCCCAGTTCATTCAAATGTACTCAAGCGTTATCGGAAGCTGGTCAGGACTTCTTATTGCATTTATAGCATTTATGTGTATCTTTGGTACGACAATCACAGTTGTAGACGGTTATTCACGTGCCAATGCAGAATGCCTCAGATTAATTATGAAACAGGAGGAAGTTAAAACATCACATTTTAATATATGGATGACATTAACAGTGGCTGTGGCGATGATTATAGTATTCTTTTTTACTGGAAACGTAGCAAAAATGATGAATTTTGCAATGATATTCTCATTTGTTTCAGCTCCTGTATACTCATATCTTAACTTCTCACTTGTTAAGGATAACAACAGATTACCTGTCTGGCTGTGGTTCTTATCAGTGGCAGGAATTGTATATTTAACAGGATTTACGATATTTTTCCTTGTTTATTTGTCTGGAATTTTGAAATAA
- a CDS encoding Nif3-like dinuclear metal center hexameric protein has protein sequence MKLWEIMGELQTIFSPKIAENWDNVGLLIGDNMKEVNKVLFCLDVTQKVVQKAIDKNVDLIISHHPLIFSGLKQITNETVHGRKILKLIENKIAVYSIHTNSDFAINGLNDFIMDKLNLDGEKIIFNEREFDDYNPIKNKMECVHSGFARIKILNEEMKLEDLLERIKESLGISYVRYVGNKDAYVRKIGLITGGGSSFMYDIADKIDVFLTGDLRYHEALDALEDGRILVDVGHFESEYLFVDMMEQEMSKFFDGEMIRHFEDEVFKLG, from the coding sequence ATGAAACTTTGGGAAATAATGGGAGAATTACAGACGATTTTTAGTCCAAAAATTGCAGAAAACTGGGATAATGTGGGGCTTTTGATAGGAGATAACATGAAGGAAGTGAATAAGGTATTGTTTTGTCTGGATGTTACGCAAAAAGTTGTGCAAAAGGCAATAGATAAAAATGTTGACTTAATAATTTCACATCATCCGTTAATTTTTTCAGGGTTGAAACAAATTACAAATGAAACTGTCCATGGAAGAAAAATTTTAAAATTAATCGAAAACAAAATAGCAGTTTATTCGATTCATACAAATTCGGATTTTGCAATTAATGGATTAAATGACTTTATAATGGATAAATTGAATCTGGATGGAGAAAAAATAATTTTTAATGAACGTGAATTTGATGATTATAACCCAATAAAAAATAAAATGGAATGTGTGCATAGCGGATTTGCCAGAATAAAAATATTGAATGAAGAAATGAAACTCGAAGATTTGCTTGAAAGAATAAAGGAATCGCTCGGAATAAGCTATGTAAGGTATGTTGGGAATAAAGATGCATATGTACGAAAAATTGGACTTATTACAGGTGGTGGAAGTTCGTTTATGTATGATATTGCTGATAAAATTGACGTGTTTTTGACAGGGGATTTGAGATACCATGAGGCTTTGGACGCTTTGGAAGATGGACGGATTCTCGTTGATGTGGGACACTTTGAAAGCGAATATTTGTTTGTTGATATGATGGAACAGGAAATGTCAAAATTTTTTGATGGGGAAATGATTCGGCATTTTGAAGATGAAGTATTTAAATTAGGATAA
- a CDS encoding RNA polymerase subunit sigma, whose product MLKNIFEDIRKKGSFSFEKIIENHTMNDDEFFEFLKFVHLENIPEVRTSTDGSDFIVLEDENIFIEEKDTIKLYLENIKEKYEELEKKSENEKEKEELIDKYLKIAVKESLLYSKYGFSFLDTVQEATLGIMSGLKYYNEIMKITKEPEFFVKNFAVKYILEFQKELLKDIKSSELSYILYLKVKVDKSMGFSMDEISKQMNVSMEYIEQLEKLFDEVEPEELIGNSQILEKADKITQMYILENIPKKLNYLDEQILVMTYGLDDKVYTEKEIAKSLNIASHNVNILKEKALNKLSIDLMRNDFVENSEGVDYTIN is encoded by the coding sequence ATGTTAAAAAATATTTTTGAAGATATTAGAAAAAAAGGAAGTTTCAGTTTTGAAAAAATTATAGAAAATCATACGATGAATGATGATGAATTTTTTGAGTTTTTAAAATTTGTTCATTTGGAAAATATTCCAGAAGTTAGGACTTCAACTGACGGAAGTGATTTTATAGTTCTGGAGGATGAAAATATATTTATTGAAGAAAAAGATACAATAAAATTATATTTGGAAAATATAAAGGAAAAATATGAGGAACTTGAGAAAAAAAGTGAAAATGAGAAAGAAAAGGAAGAATTAATTGATAAATACTTAAAAATTGCAGTAAAAGAAAGCCTGCTTTATTCAAAATATGGATTTTCGTTTTTGGATACAGTTCAGGAAGCTACACTTGGAATTATGTCGGGCTTGAAATATTACAATGAAATTATGAAAATTACAAAGGAGCCTGAATTTTTTGTAAAAAATTTTGCTGTAAAGTATATTTTAGAATTTCAGAAGGAACTGCTAAAAGATATTAAATCATCTGAATTATCGTATATTTTATATTTGAAAGTAAAAGTTGATAAGAGTATGGGATTTTCAATGGACGAAATAAGTAAACAGATGAATGTTTCAATGGAATATATTGAACAGCTTGAAAAACTGTTTGACGAGGTGGAGCCTGAAGAGCTGATTGGAAATTCGCAGATATTGGAAAAGGCTGATAAGATTACGCAAATGTACATTTTAGAAAATATTCCAAAAAAATTGAATTATCTGGATGAGCAGATTTTGGTTATGACTTATGGACTGGATGACAAAGTTTATACGGAAAAGGAAATAGCAAAATCTTTAAATATTGCAAGCCACAACGTAAATATCTTAAAGGAAAAGGCACTTAATAAACTGTCAATTGACTTGATGAGAAATGATTTTGTGGAAAATAGTGAAGGTGTAGACTATACAATAAATTAA
- the rpoD gene encoding RNA polymerase sigma factor RpoD, which produces MSDKKQNLKNSLANFIKQAREQKVVSYEEINSVLSIGFSTEKIDQLIKKLTDDGVQIVNTKKEKESLLKVPDSLADIEKMEISDFEDSHDEFVENEIDDSEVDKLLQTDLLKMAESMDVDEPIKMYLREIGQIPLLSYEEEIDYAQRVLNGEEEAKQKLIESNLRLVVSIAKKHTNRGLKMLDLIQEGNMGLMKAVEKFEYEKGFKFSTYATWWIRQAITRAIADQGRTIRIPVHMIETINKIKKESRIILQETGKEPTAEELAEKLELPVEKVKSILEMNQDPISLETPVGSEEDSELGDFVEDDKFANPYDATTRVLLKEQLDEVLKTLNEREEMVLRYRYGLDDGSQKTLEEVGKIFNVTRERIRQIEVKALRKLRHPSRRKKLEDYRS; this is translated from the coding sequence ATGTCTGATAAAAAACAAAATTTAAAAAATAGTCTCGCAAATTTTATAAAACAGGCACGTGAGCAAAAAGTTGTAAGTTACGAAGAAATAAATTCTGTTTTATCTATTGGATTTTCAACTGAGAAAATTGATCAGTTAATAAAAAAATTGACTGATGACGGTGTTCAAATTGTAAATACGAAAAAAGAAAAAGAGAGCTTGTTGAAAGTTCCTGATTCTCTAGCGGACATTGAAAAAATGGAAATATCAGATTTTGAAGATTCTCATGACGAATTTGTGGAGAATGAAATCGACGATTCGGAAGTGGATAAATTATTACAGACAGATCTATTGAAAATGGCGGAAAGTATGGATGTGGATGAACCAATAAAAATGTACCTGCGTGAAATTGGACAAATTCCATTACTTAGCTATGAAGAGGAAATTGACTATGCTCAAAGGGTTTTAAACGGTGAAGAAGAAGCAAAACAAAAATTAATTGAATCGAATTTAAGGCTCGTTGTAAGTATCGCAAAAAAACATACAAATCGTGGCTTGAAAATGCTGGATTTAATTCAGGAAGGTAATATGGGGCTTATGAAGGCTGTGGAAAAATTTGAATATGAAAAAGGTTTCAAGTTTTCAACTTATGCAACTTGGTGGATTAGACAGGCGATAACACGTGCAATTGCAGATCAGGGAAGAACGATAAGGATACCTGTTCATATGATTGAAACAATTAACAAAATCAAAAAAGAAAGTCGAATTATTTTACAGGAAACTGGAAAAGAGCCGACAGCGGAAGAATTAGCCGAAAAGCTGGAATTGCCAGTGGAAAAGGTAAAAAGTATTCTGGAAATGAATCAGGATCCAATTTCGCTTGAAACGCCAGTTGGAAGTGAAGAAGACAGTGAATTGGGAGATTTTGTGGAAGATGACAAATTTGCAAATCCTTATGATGCGACAACGAGAGTTCTGTTAAAGGAACAGCTTGATGAAGTTCTAAAAACATTGAATGAGCGTGAAGAAATGGTACTCAGATATAGATATGGGCTAGATGACGGTTCCCAAAAAACATTGGAGGAAGTTGGAAAAATATTCAATGTTACAAGGGAGCGTATCAGACAGATTGAGGTAAAAGCGTTAAGAAAATTAAGACATCCGAGCAGAAGAAAAAAATTGGAAGATTACAGGAGCTAA
- the dnaG gene encoding DNA primase, whose translation MIYDEKEIQKLIDNLDIVQVIGEYVNLKKAGSNYKGLSPFKDEKTPSFTVSPVKNIFKDFSTQIGGNVISFYMRINDISFVQAVEELSQKYNIPLKKKREYRTINQEINRRKAVNKEYFDIMNEALVFFKENIEKYDEAMEYMKERDFSVEDMKKFGIGFASSNRDDLFQYLLKKEFSETKIIELGLAKRNENGEIYDNFRNRVIFPIYNTDSQIVGFGGRIIEKNSNLPKYLNSPDSPIFRKGNELFGIKYQGENIRKKGFAMLMEGYLDVLTAQKNGFENAVASLGTAFTEEQAQLLKKYTDKILISYDNDEAGKNAIIKASYILKKYDFDVKCLVMNGSEKDPDEFLRKNGKKAFVEVVKKSEEVFDFLTGEASKDLDLEDISGERKFIERLKPFFSNVTNNLTKNLYLQKLATNFNINEFIVKEELKDLSKKAPRQKKRVNYENRKVQYKKEKKDLNIELEEQTLTYILEFYNSEREKCEELLNKKFSYPTFNELIEKLTVVNFDIMQLDKIDVSEESREIITKLKLRGDNNIKDEEIYFRAIYFGWFKREIDEEREKTEEKNDKIKKIELKKLLSKLKNINKIDEIKKIYNEFILIRRSDYV comes from the coding sequence ATGATATATGATGAGAAAGAGATACAAAAATTAATTGATAATTTGGATATTGTCCAAGTGATTGGAGAATATGTAAATTTAAAAAAGGCAGGTTCAAATTATAAAGGGTTATCTCCTTTTAAGGATGAAAAGACTCCATCATTCACAGTTAGCCCAGTAAAAAATATTTTTAAGGACTTTAGTACACAGATTGGTGGAAATGTAATTTCATTTTATATGAGAATCAATGACATCAGCTTTGTACAGGCGGTGGAAGAATTATCCCAAAAATATAATATTCCACTCAAAAAAAAAAGGGAATATCGGACAATTAATCAGGAAATTAACAGAAGAAAAGCTGTAAATAAAGAATATTTCGATATAATGAATGAAGCATTGGTGTTTTTTAAGGAAAATATTGAAAAATACGATGAAGCAATGGAATATATGAAAGAGCGGGATTTTTCCGTTGAAGATATGAAAAAGTTTGGAATTGGATTTGCTTCAAGTAATCGTGATGATTTATTTCAATATTTACTAAAAAAGGAATTTTCTGAAACAAAGATAATAGAGCTTGGACTTGCCAAAAGAAATGAAAATGGTGAAATTTATGATAATTTTAGAAACAGGGTAATTTTTCCTATTTATAATACTGATTCTCAAATTGTAGGATTTGGTGGGCGTATAATTGAAAAAAATAGCAATTTACCCAAATATTTAAATTCACCAGACTCGCCTATTTTTAGAAAGGGAAATGAACTTTTTGGAATAAAGTATCAAGGGGAAAATATTAGAAAAAAAGGCTTTGCAATGTTAATGGAAGGTTATCTGGACGTATTGACGGCACAGAAGAATGGCTTTGAAAATGCGGTGGCAAGTCTTGGAACGGCATTTACTGAGGAGCAGGCACAGCTTTTGAAAAAATATACGGATAAAATCCTGATTTCATATGATAACGATGAAGCTGGTAAAAATGCGATAATAAAGGCAAGTTATATTTTGAAAAAATATGATTTTGATGTAAAATGCCTTGTTATGAACGGTTCTGAAAAGGATCCAGACGAGTTTTTGAGAAAAAATGGAAAAAAGGCGTTTGTGGAAGTTGTGAAAAAATCAGAAGAAGTGTTTGATTTTTTAACTGGAGAGGCTTCAAAGGATTTGGATCTGGAAGATATAAGTGGTGAGAGAAAATTTATCGAAAGGTTAAAGCCATTTTTTTCCAATGTTACAAACAATCTTACTAAGAATCTCTATTTACAAAAATTGGCAACCAATTTTAATATTAACGAATTTATTGTAAAAGAAGAGCTGAAGGATTTATCAAAAAAAGCTCCAAGACAAAAAAAAAGAGTAAATTATGAAAATCGGAAAGTTCAATATAAAAAGGAGAAAAAAGACTTAAATATTGAGCTGGAAGAACAGACACTCACTTATATCCTGGAATTTTACAATTCTGAAAGAGAAAAGTGTGAGGAGTTATTAAATAAGAAGTTTAGTTATCCAACGTTTAATGAACTGATAGAAAAATTAACAGTGGTAAATTTTGATATAATGCAACTTGATAAAATAGATGTTTCTGAAGAAAGCAGGGAAATTATTACAAAGCTGAAGTTACGAGGGGATAACAATATAAAGGATGAGGAAATTTATTTCAGGGCGATTTATTTTGGATGGTTTAAACGGGAAATAGATGAGGAACGTGAAAAAACAGAAGAAAAGAATGATAAAATTAAGAAAATTGAGTTAAAAAAATTGTTATCAAAACTAAAGAATATTAATAAAATTGACGAAATAAAAAAAATATATAATGAATTTATATTGATAAGGAGATCCGATTATGTCTGA
- the rpoZ gene encoding DNA-directed RNA polymerase subunit omega → MKKEKITIDELLTKIPNKYELAIVSGKIAKKEFAKGKQKSEIMDEVFKDIMDDEVEVLREINEENEEI, encoded by the coding sequence ATGAAAAAAGAAAAAATAACAATAGATGAACTATTGACTAAAATACCTAATAAATATGAACTTGCGATTGTTTCAGGAAAAATTGCAAAAAAGGAATTTGCTAAAGGAAAACAGAAATCAGAAATAATGGATGAAGTTTTTAAGGATATAATGGACGATGAAGTAGAAGTTCTTCGTGAAATTAACGAAGAAAATGAAGAAATTTAA
- the gmk gene encoding guanylate kinase, with protein MKGKLIIVSGPSGSGKSTVTNLVKDRLNIPLSISATTRQPRVGEIDGKDYFFLTREIFEQKIKNDEFYEYANVHGNYYGTLKEVVESNLNKGLNVILEIDVQGALIAKKKKKDAILVFFRTKDMETLENRLRNRKTDSEEVIQLRLKNAAKELEYEPEYDYTIINNDIEQSCKELINIINS; from the coding sequence ATGAAAGGAAAACTAATCATTGTTTCAGGGCCATCAGGCTCAGGAAAATCAACAGTCACAAACTTAGTAAAAGATAGACTAAATATCCCATTATCAATATCAGCTACAACTCGACAACCAAGAGTCGGAGAAATCGACGGAAAAGACTACTTTTTTTTAACTAGGGAAATATTTGAACAAAAAATAAAAAACGATGAATTTTATGAATATGCAAATGTTCATGGGAATTATTATGGGACATTGAAAGAAGTAGTAGAAAGCAACTTGAATAAAGGGTTAAATGTAATTCTGGAAATTGATGTTCAAGGAGCATTAATTGCAAAGAAAAAGAAAAAGGACGCTATTTTAGTGTTTTTCCGTACAAAAGATATGGAAACATTGGAAAATAGGCTTCGTAATAGAAAAACTGACAGTGAGGAAGTTATTCAGCTACGTTTAAAAAATGCGGCAAAAGAGCTGGAATATGAACCAGAATATGATTACACCATAATAAATAACGATATTGAGCAGTCTTGTAAAGAGTTAATAAATATTATTAATTCCTAA